ACTCGAGCGTGAACAGCGGCACGAGCCCCCAGTGCAGGCCGAAGATCACGAAGACCTGCCACAGGCCGCCCATGATCGCGCCACCGGCCCAGGGGGCGTGCTCGAAGACCCAGCCGATGCCGCCGCCGAGCCAGCCGCCGATCAGGTCGGAGATCGGGCCGACGACGACGAACACGAGCGGCACAGCGACCAGCACGACGATCATCGGCGTGACGAAGCGCTTGATCGCGCCCGGAAGCTTCGCGTAGAGGAACTTCTCGGCATGGCTTTGCAACCAGACGATGACGATGATCGGGATGACGCTGGAGACGTAGCTGACCATCGTGAACGGGATGCCGAAGAAGGTCAGCCCCTCGGCTCCGACCAGGCCCGTGATCGTCGGGTAGACCAGGGCGCCGGCGATGGCGAGGGCTGTCCACTCGTTCGCTGCGAAGTAGCGGGCCGCCGTGAGCGCGAGGGCCATGGGCAGGAAGTTGATGAACGCGTCCGAGAGCGCGTACAGGACGGTGTAGGTCGTGGTGTCGGTCGCGATCCAGCCGAATGTCGCCGCGGCGGCGAGGAACGCCTTGAGCAGGCCGGTGCCGGCCAGCGCCCACAGGACTGGGGTGAAGATCGACGAGATCATCGAGATGAAGCGGTTGAAGAGGTTGCCCTTTGGGGCATCTTCGGCGGGAGTCGCCGTGTGCCCGGCGGTGCCGAGCCCCGAGGCCTTGCCGATCTCGGCGAACACATCGGGCACGTCGTTGCCGATGACGACCTGGTACTGGCCGCCGGCCTGGGCGACCGTGACGACACCGGGCGTCGCTTTGACGGCCGCCGTGTCGGCCTTGCTCTCGTCCTTGAGGACGAACCGCAGCCGGGTCGCGCAGTGCACGAGGGACTGCACGTTCTCTTCGCCGCCGACGCCGGCGAGCACGCCGGCCGCGGTCTT
This DNA window, taken from Microbacterium invictum, encodes the following:
- a CDS encoding beta-glucoside-specific PTS transporter subunit IIABC, encoding MADYAKTAAGVLAGVGGEENVQSLVHCATRLRFVLKDESKADTAAVKATPGVVTVAQAGGQYQVVIGNDVPDVFAEIGKASGLGTAGHTATPAEDAPKGNLFNRFISMISSIFTPVLWALAGTGLLKAFLAAAATFGWIATDTTTYTVLYALSDAFINFLPMALALTAARYFAANEWTALAIAGALVYPTITGLVGAEGLTFFGIPFTMVSYVSSVIPIIVIVWLQSHAEKFLYAKLPGAIKRFVTPMIVVLVAVPLVFVVVGPISDLIGGWLGGGIGWVFEHAPWAGGAIMGGLWQVFVIFGLHWGLVPLFTLEFQTTGQIALLGPVFAAVLAQAAAVAGVWLRARNKSLKSLAAPATLSGFLAGITEPAIYGINLPLKRPFAFGIVGGAIGGAIIAIGGVFSTSFVVPSGLALPALFGNGNMVMLGIGLLVAIVVPFLLTTIVGFTEPAEDETVAAEANDVAVLSPLDGTVVPLSETPDAAFADGSLGQGVAIKPRSGAVYAPFDATVVAAFPTGHAIGLRHADGAELLIHIGIDTVKLNGEHFDLKVTSGQRVQAGELLLTFDGDAIERAGYDLTTPVIITNPDLYPEVGTPASGPIAHGDPLYFAVAVESAIPAK